One genomic segment of Natrononativus amylolyticus includes these proteins:
- a CDS encoding ABC transporter permease, with translation MISKRTRQRLKSEFRQSILPKIGLVLILAILFVSIFAPFIAPHHPTETRVSDDPELDKTDLPPWEPFGLFGGETSETRLVDGEMVTETIDLSGDSSFLLGTNTIGQDILSRLMYGARVSVLVGILGALLAVLIGVPYGLAAGYYGGSVDDGLMRGADMMLAFPSLVLAIALVGVFRDTDFHTTQIPDPFVYAARHDTLGWLVPRADHVAEMPASITFPVTVTLVVALVNWVWFARVARGEAMSIRQEEYVKAAKSIGASHRTILKQHILPNSMTPIIVLATIQVAAIILLESALSYLGFSETTLTWGYDIQQGQSDTRSNWWIPMMPGLAIVLAVISVNLLGDWLRDALDPSIEGEGGV, from the coding sequence ATGATCTCGAAACGTACCAGACAGCGACTCAAGTCGGAGTTCAGACAGAGCATTCTCCCGAAGATCGGGCTCGTGTTGATCCTGGCCATCCTCTTCGTCTCGATCTTCGCGCCGTTTATCGCCCCGCACCACCCGACGGAGACGCGGGTTTCCGACGATCCGGAACTCGACAAAACCGACCTGCCGCCGTGGGAGCCGTTCGGCCTCTTCGGCGGCGAGACCAGTGAAACCCGCCTCGTCGACGGCGAGATGGTCACTGAAACGATCGACCTCAGCGGCGACTCGAGCTTCCTGCTCGGGACGAACACGATCGGCCAGGACATCCTCTCGAGGCTGATGTACGGCGCTCGAGTGTCCGTTCTCGTCGGGATTCTCGGGGCGCTGCTGGCCGTGCTGATCGGCGTTCCGTACGGGCTCGCGGCCGGCTACTACGGCGGCTCGGTCGACGACGGCCTCATGCGCGGGGCGGACATGATGCTCGCGTTCCCCTCGCTCGTGCTCGCGATCGCACTCGTGGGGGTGTTCAGAGATACGGACTTCCACACGACCCAGATACCGGACCCGTTCGTCTACGCCGCCAGGCACGACACGCTCGGCTGGCTCGTCCCGCGAGCCGACCACGTCGCCGAGATGCCCGCGAGTATCACCTTCCCCGTGACCGTGACGCTCGTGGTCGCACTGGTCAACTGGGTCTGGTTCGCCCGGGTCGCCCGCGGCGAGGCGATGAGCATCAGGCAGGAGGAGTACGTCAAGGCCGCAAAGAGCATCGGCGCGAGCCACCGCACGATCCTCAAACAGCACATTCTGCCCAACAGTATGACGCCGATCATCGTGCTGGCGACGATCCAGGTCGCCGCCATCATCCTCTTAGAGAGCGCGCTGTCCTATCTCGGGTTCTCCGAGACGACGCTCACCTGGGGGTACGACATCCAGCAGGGCCAGAGCGACACCAGATCGAACTGGTGGATTCCGATGATGCCGGGACTGGCGATCGTGCTGGCGGTGATCAGCGTGAACCTGTTGGGAGACTGGCTCCGTGACGCCCTCGACCCGAGCATCGAGGGAGAGGGAGGTGTCTAA
- a CDS encoding ribonuclease H, which yields MAAHGRPALRDLFDESPTPHIAHPPRTHHRDFYVATDGSFRESGGGLGAVIETRDGTRVGRIATADTPPDNNVAEYRALHLGLDVLAARAPPNARVGVLVDHDDLASNVNNAILAARHPDRKPPRPFSVPPASTNHWRGIQARLNGFGEIRAARIDSDQNPAHPLANAPERYAHVNRELGRCVLPEPPETTSAQFPPPSRANRNGHAGGGRASD from the coding sequence ATGGCCGCCCACGGCCGCCCCGCACTGCGGGACCTGTTCGACGAGTCGCCGACCCCGCACATCGCCCACCCGCCTCGAACGCACCACCGTGACTTCTACGTCGCCACCGATGGGTCGTTCCGGGAGTCCGGTGGCGGGCTCGGCGCCGTCATCGAAACGCGCGACGGGACTCGCGTCGGCCGGATCGCCACCGCCGACACCCCGCCGGACAACAACGTCGCCGAGTACCGGGCGCTCCACCTGGGACTCGACGTGCTGGCCGCGCGTGCGCCGCCGAACGCGCGCGTCGGGGTCCTCGTCGACCACGACGACCTCGCCAGTAACGTCAACAACGCGATCCTCGCGGCGCGCCACCCCGACCGAAAGCCACCCCGGCCGTTCTCGGTCCCCCCCGCCAGCACGAACCACTGGCGAGGGATCCAGGCGCGGCTGAACGGCTTCGGGGAGATCCGCGCCGCACGGATCGACAGCGACCAGAACCCCGCCCACCCACTCGCGAACGCCCCCGAACGGTACGCCCACGTCAACCGCGAACTCGGTCGCTGCGTGCTTCCGGAGCCGCCGGAGACCACCTCCGCGCAGTTCCCGCCGCCGTCTCGAGCCAACCGCAACGGCCACGCCGGCGGCGGGCGGGCCTCCGACTGA
- a CDS encoding cation:proton antiporter, giving the protein MAAEGTALIDVGVLFAAVALAGLVANQLKQSVIPFYIVIGMLLGEHLLGAVSPWYLVETDFIHLGAELGIVFLLFFLGLEFNLDRLLAAKDRIGRAGTYDLIINFGVGMVLGYALFGEFLPAFLVAGIVYISSSAIITKSLIDLGWIANDEADPMLGTLVYEDLFIAIYLVVASALILGGGDMGEAAGDIGIAVVFIILLLLFVHFGTAFLQQSLETDSHEYFVLRAIGITVLIAGAALALGVSEAVAAFFVGMAFSSTDHVHELERLLEPVRDTFAAVFFFWIGLVTNPFLFAGVAAMVAAAVVLTTPTKLISGYLGGRVYDLDERRSVRVGLGMVTRGEFSLIIASIAIAGADTGLAAETAGQINAFAVGYVLFMSILGTTLMQYSGRIESAVVPRLESSRVEAQPSDD; this is encoded by the coding sequence GTGGCCGCTGAAGGTACCGCGCTGATCGACGTCGGCGTGCTCTTCGCGGCGGTCGCCCTCGCCGGCCTCGTCGCAAATCAGCTCAAGCAGTCGGTGATCCCGTTCTACATCGTCATCGGGATGCTTCTCGGGGAGCACCTCCTCGGAGCAGTCAGCCCCTGGTACCTCGTCGAAACCGACTTCATCCACCTCGGAGCCGAACTCGGGATCGTCTTCCTGCTGTTCTTCCTCGGCCTCGAGTTCAACCTCGATCGGCTGCTCGCCGCGAAAGACCGCATCGGGAGGGCCGGTACCTACGATCTCATCATCAACTTCGGGGTCGGTATGGTCCTTGGGTACGCGCTGTTCGGGGAGTTCCTCCCGGCGTTTCTCGTCGCCGGGATCGTCTACATCTCCTCTTCAGCGATCATCACGAAGTCGCTGATCGACCTCGGCTGGATCGCCAACGACGAGGCCGATCCGATGCTCGGCACGCTCGTCTACGAGGACCTCTTCATCGCCATCTATCTCGTCGTCGCGAGCGCGCTCATCCTCGGCGGCGGCGACATGGGAGAGGCGGCCGGCGACATCGGCATCGCGGTCGTATTCATCATCCTGCTCCTGCTGTTCGTCCACTTCGGGACCGCCTTCCTCCAGCAGTCGCTCGAGACCGACTCCCACGAGTACTTCGTACTGCGGGCGATCGGCATCACCGTTCTGATCGCCGGCGCGGCGCTCGCGCTCGGCGTCAGCGAAGCCGTCGCGGCCTTCTTCGTCGGGATGGCCTTCTCCTCGACCGATCACGTCCACGAACTCGAGCGCCTGCTCGAGCCCGTCCGGGACACGTTCGCCGCGGTCTTCTTCTTCTGGATCGGGCTGGTGACGAACCCGTTCCTCTTCGCCGGCGTGGCAGCAATGGTCGCCGCAGCAGTCGTGTTGACGACGCCGACGAAGCTCATCAGTGGCTATCTCGGCGGCCGGGTGTACGACCTGGACGAGCGGCGATCGGTTCGCGTCGGGCTCGGAATGGTAACTCGCGGCGAGTTCTCGCTGATCATCGCGAGCATCGCCATCGCCGGCGCCGACACCGGGCTGGCGGCAGAGACCGCCGGTCAGATCAACGCCTTCGCCGTCGGCTACGTGCTGTTCATGAGCATCCTCGGAACCACGCTCATGCAGTACTCGGGTCGGATCGAATCCGCCGTCGTCCCGCGTCTCGAGTCCAGCCGCGTCGAGGCCCAGCCGAGCGACGACTAG
- a CDS encoding ABC transporter permease, which produces MALGKFLAKRLVQGVFVIWGVVTITFLLRFLTPGDPVSALTPPDAGPEVRQQMAENLGLNDPFYVQYADYITDLLMLDLGTSMRTGRAATTMIFARLPATLELAFAATIVSIVIAIPLGVISARRRHQKADYGATLFSLVGISTPNFWLGIMLIIFVAVAIGPIPTGGRPVSLVDALGALVFELNPRDLGAWTAAIFLPAITLGTYFTALLTRLTRSGMLEELGKTYVEASRAKGLPETLVLYKHVLRNTLIPIITVLGLQLGTLIGGAVITEQVFSWPGLGHFLIQQIAYRDWVLIQGILIVIGVGFVLINIVVDAMYAYLNPRVIVE; this is translated from the coding sequence ATGGCACTGGGGAAATTCCTTGCAAAGCGTCTGGTGCAGGGGGTGTTCGTCATCTGGGGCGTCGTGACGATCACGTTCCTGCTTCGGTTTCTCACACCGGGGGATCCGGTGAGCGCGCTCACGCCGCCGGACGCCGGACCGGAGGTTCGACAGCAGATGGCCGAGAACCTCGGGCTCAACGATCCGTTTTACGTCCAGTATGCCGACTACATCACGGATCTCCTGATGCTCGATCTGGGGACCTCGATGCGGACCGGGCGCGCTGCGACGACGATGATCTTCGCCCGGCTGCCGGCGACGCTCGAGCTGGCGTTCGCCGCGACGATCGTTTCGATCGTGATCGCGATCCCGCTCGGCGTGATCAGCGCCCGGCGGCGCCACCAGAAGGCCGACTACGGGGCGACGCTGTTCTCGCTGGTCGGCATCAGCACGCCGAACTTCTGGCTCGGGATCATGCTCATCATCTTCGTCGCCGTCGCCATCGGCCCGATTCCGACGGGCGGTCGGCCTGTGTCGCTGGTCGACGCCCTCGGCGCGCTCGTCTTCGAACTCAACCCGCGTGATCTCGGGGCGTGGACCGCCGCGATCTTCCTGCCGGCGATCACGCTGGGGACGTACTTCACGGCGCTGCTCACCCGACTCACGCGAAGCGGGATGCTCGAGGAACTGGGCAAGACCTACGTCGAGGCCTCCCGCGCGAAGGGGCTCCCGGAGACGCTCGTGCTGTACAAACACGTCCTCCGAAACACCCTGATTCCGATCATCACCGTGCTGGGCCTCCAGCTCGGCACGCTGATCGGCGGCGCGGTCATCACCGAGCAGGTCTTCTCCTGGCCCGGTCTCGGCCACTTCCTGATCCAGCAGATCGCCTACCGCGACTGGGTGCTCATCCAGGGTATTCTGATCGTGATCGGCGTCGGGTTCGTTCTGATCAACATCGTCGTCGACGCAATGTACGCCTACCTCAACCCGCGGGTGATCGTCGAATGA
- a CDS encoding HAD family hydrolase: MPRAVVFDLDYTLAVPERDRETILADATRRTGAPALTREAYLEAHRRNLTRESREPIFADLLADHDTDADPAAVATAYRETIADSLAPLPGVESMLDRLREEYRVGLLTNGPVRAQRDKLATLGWEGAFDAALVTGELEAGKPDRRAFEAILRELSVAPGEAVYVGDEVEADIYGATNAGLDAIQVLLEDTEPDPRAVAHLEQATIAEELPGCLETLA; the protein is encoded by the coding sequence ATGCCACGGGCGGTCGTCTTCGACCTGGACTATACCCTGGCGGTGCCCGAACGTGACCGTGAAACCATTCTCGCCGACGCGACCCGTCGAACGGGTGCGCCGGCGCTCACGCGGGAGGCCTACCTCGAGGCCCATCGCCGGAACCTCACTCGGGAGAGCCGCGAGCCCATCTTCGCGGATCTGCTCGCCGACCACGACACCGACGCCGACCCCGCGGCGGTGGCGACGGCTTACCGGGAGACGATCGCCGACTCGCTCGCTCCCCTGCCGGGGGTCGAGTCGATGCTCGACCGTCTCCGGGAGGAGTACCGCGTCGGCCTGCTGACGAACGGCCCCGTCCGCGCCCAGCGGGACAAACTCGCCACGCTCGGCTGGGAGGGCGCGTTCGACGCCGCCCTCGTCACCGGCGAACTCGAGGCCGGCAAGCCCGACCGGCGGGCGTTCGAGGCGATCCTCCGCGAACTATCGGTCGCACCCGGAGAGGCGGTGTACGTCGGCGACGAGGTCGAGGCCGACATCTACGGGGCGACCAACGCCGGGCTGGACGCGATCCAGGTGCTCCTCGAGGACACCGAGCCGGATCCGCGAGCCGTCGCCCACCTCGAGCAGGCGACCATTGCCGAGGAACTACCGGGGTGTCTCGAGACGCTCGCCTGA
- a CDS encoding DUF2240 family protein, translated as MSLRVAVAAPFKQNGTRSLRENEFVVALSLDRDWFSPDQATRLITVATEQGLLEREGAELTLCFDPATVTVPEDFAPDTDLLRERSAFERVLDALVAEGVEKHEAVGAINALQGDLEITIEAAAVVYARREGLDVSELVPIARATLTEGR; from the coding sequence ATGAGCCTCCGCGTCGCCGTCGCCGCGCCGTTCAAACAGAACGGCACCCGCAGCCTCCGCGAAAACGAGTTCGTCGTCGCGCTCTCGCTCGACCGCGACTGGTTCTCGCCCGACCAGGCGACGCGGCTGATCACCGTCGCGACCGAACAGGGGCTGCTCGAGCGCGAGGGGGCGGAACTCACGCTCTGTTTCGACCCCGCGACGGTCACCGTCCCCGAGGACTTCGCACCCGATACGGACCTGCTGCGCGAGCGGTCGGCGTTCGAACGGGTGCTCGACGCGCTCGTCGCCGAGGGGGTCGAGAAACACGAGGCGGTCGGCGCGATCAACGCCCTCCAGGGCGACCTCGAGATAACCATCGAGGCGGCGGCGGTCGTCTACGCCCGGCGGGAGGGCCTCGACGTCTCGGAGCTCGTGCCGATCGCCCGCGCGACGCTGACCGAAGGGCGTTAG
- a CDS encoding ABC transporter substrate-binding protein, translating into MARDERADFTRRSILKLAGAATATAVVAGCTGNGNGDDDDDTGNGDADDTGTGNGDDDREVDEDAEVDEVVITQGSVTDTLDPIDHNDTPTWNILNQAYEPLIYRDRDGELIERIATSWERTDDMVVELEIRDDVTFHNGEEMTAEDVAFSVNRTNDPDQSQQAGVIGAIEEASAVDETTIELQLEATEPAIFRNLSAFGRVQQQEWVEERDDDELATEINGTGPYELEDFEEGSHVDYTRFDDYWGDEPRVVEARFNATADEGARVSGLEGGDSDIVTDVNPADISDVQDNEDLRIEGEPSIRNIFLVMPNDEAPFDSEEFRQAMNYAVNVEAIIESLLNGFGEPTSQPTLEGMFGHNPDVEPYGHDPDQAEELVEESGHTDEELTIVSPTGRYLGDTDIAAQAASDIDNLENVSASHDEWETQSLFDVTDTGDMSDSPDIFLIGWGNPTFDAGYALNPWFMSDQPFWHFEDDEIEGILDEATGEPDEDAREELLMEANQLANERAAWVFLHQQYSIYGVNDELAWDARQDEDIRLDEISAYAE; encoded by the coding sequence ATGGCACGGGATGAACGCGCAGACTTTACGCGCCGTTCGATACTCAAACTGGCGGGTGCAGCCACGGCAACGGCGGTCGTTGCAGGGTGTACGGGCAACGGTAATGGCGACGACGACGACGATACCGGAAACGGGGACGCCGACGACACCGGAACCGGGAACGGTGACGACGACCGCGAAGTCGACGAAGACGCGGAGGTCGACGAAGTCGTCATCACGCAGGGGTCGGTCACGGACACGCTCGACCCCATCGACCACAACGACACGCCGACCTGGAACATCTTGAACCAGGCCTACGAGCCGCTCATCTACCGGGATCGGGACGGCGAACTGATCGAGCGCATCGCGACCAGCTGGGAGCGAACCGACGACATGGTCGTCGAACTCGAGATCCGCGACGACGTCACGTTCCACAACGGCGAGGAGATGACCGCCGAGGACGTCGCCTTCAGCGTCAACCGGACGAACGACCCCGATCAGAGCCAGCAGGCCGGCGTGATCGGCGCCATCGAGGAGGCGAGCGCCGTCGACGAGACGACGATCGAGCTTCAGCTCGAGGCGACCGAGCCGGCGATCTTCCGGAACCTCTCGGCGTTCGGCCGCGTCCAGCAACAGGAGTGGGTCGAAGAGCGCGACGACGACGAACTCGCCACCGAGATCAACGGCACCGGACCGTACGAGCTCGAGGACTTCGAGGAGGGCAGTCACGTCGACTACACCCGATTCGACGACTACTGGGGCGACGAACCCCGCGTCGTCGAGGCCCGCTTCAACGCGACGGCCGACGAGGGAGCACGCGTCTCCGGCCTCGAGGGCGGCGACAGCGACATCGTGACCGACGTCAACCCGGCGGACATCAGCGACGTCCAGGACAACGAGGACCTGCGGATCGAGGGCGAACCCAGCATCCGCAACATCTTCCTCGTGATGCCGAACGACGAGGCGCCGTTCGACAGCGAGGAGTTCCGCCAGGCGATGAACTACGCGGTCAACGTCGAGGCGATCATCGAGAGCCTGCTCAACGGCTTCGGCGAGCCGACGAGCCAGCCGACGCTCGAGGGGATGTTCGGCCACAACCCCGACGTCGAACCGTACGGTCACGACCCCGACCAGGCAGAAGAGCTCGTCGAGGAGAGCGGCCACACCGACGAGGAGCTCACGATCGTCTCGCCGACCGGCCGGTACCTCGGAGACACCGACATCGCCGCCCAGGCGGCGAGCGACATCGACAACCTCGAGAACGTCAGTGCGAGCCACGACGAGTGGGAAACGCAGTCGCTGTTCGACGTCACCGACACCGGCGATATGTCCGACTCGCCGGACATCTTCCTCATCGGCTGGGGGAACCCGACGTTCGACGCCGGCTACGCGCTGAACCCCTGGTTCATGTCCGACCAGCCGTTCTGGCACTTCGAGGACGACGAGATCGAGGGGATCCTCGACGAGGCGACCGGCGAACCCGACGAGGACGCCCGCGAGGAGCTGCTCATGGAGGCGAACCAGCTCGCGAACGAGCGCGCCGCCTGGGTGTTCCTCCACCAGCAGTACAGCATCTACGGCGTCAACGACGAACTCGCCTGGGACGCCCGGCAGGACGAGGACATCCGTCTGGACGAGATCTCCGCGTACGCCGAGTAA
- a CDS encoding ABC transporter ATP-binding protein, translating to MSNVTDILRINDLCTRFFTDNGQVNAVEHLDLRVEDGEVFGIVGESGSGKSVTALSIIDLIERPGRITNGEIWFRAPDIAEEAPPEATDGNYVDLRALPAKSRRLLRGSRFSMIFQDPMSSFNPSLTVGEQIAEAVEAQRRARANPRSLDAKAQEYSLTDYLLGNFLSSKKYVTEESRDRAVELLELVGIPDPVERADEYPHEYSGGMLQRAMIAQALAGEPDVLVADEPTTALDVTIQAQILDLLADLQEETGMTILLITHNLGVVARMCDRVGVMYAGEIVERGTLADIFDDQVHPYTRGLLGSIPDLEGAAGRLQPIPGNVPSLLDHEMPDRCYFADRCPKAMEECLEHPPEFDAGGSPEHATKCYLAETEYTETKALPDDYFDDEERPAADVHAEPTEGEAESEQVQTDGGDRR from the coding sequence GTGTCTAACGTGACCGACATACTCAGAATCAACGATCTCTGTACGCGCTTTTTCACGGACAACGGACAGGTCAACGCCGTCGAACACCTCGACCTTCGCGTCGAAGACGGCGAGGTGTTCGGCATCGTCGGCGAATCCGGGAGCGGCAAGTCCGTCACCGCGCTCTCGATCATCGACCTCATCGAGCGCCCCGGACGGATCACGAACGGCGAAATCTGGTTCCGGGCGCCCGACATCGCCGAGGAGGCGCCGCCGGAGGCGACCGACGGCAACTACGTCGACCTTCGTGCACTGCCCGCCAAGTCGCGCCGACTCCTTCGGGGATCGCGGTTCTCGATGATCTTCCAGGACCCGATGAGCAGCTTCAACCCGAGTCTCACCGTCGGCGAGCAGATCGCCGAGGCCGTCGAGGCCCAGCGGCGCGCGCGGGCGAACCCGCGCTCGCTCGACGCGAAAGCACAGGAGTACAGCCTGACCGACTACCTGCTCGGAAACTTCCTCTCCTCGAAGAAGTACGTCACCGAGGAGAGCCGGGATCGAGCGGTGGAGTTGCTCGAGTTGGTGGGCATTCCGGACCCGGTCGAGCGCGCCGACGAGTACCCTCACGAGTACTCCGGGGGGATGCTCCAGCGGGCGATGATCGCCCAGGCGCTCGCCGGCGAACCCGACGTGCTGGTTGCCGACGAGCCGACGACCGCCCTCGACGTCACCATCCAGGCCCAGATCCTCGACTTGCTCGCCGACCTGCAAGAGGAGACGGGGATGACCATCCTGCTGATCACGCACAACCTGGGGGTGGTCGCCCGAATGTGCGACCGCGTCGGCGTGATGTACGCCGGCGAAATCGTCGAGCGCGGTACCTTAGCGGACATCTTCGACGACCAGGTCCATCCATACACGCGGGGGCTGCTCGGTTCGATCCCCGACCTCGAGGGTGCGGCCGGTCGACTCCAGCCGATTCCGGGGAACGTGCCGAGCCTGCTGGATCACGAGATGCCCGACCGCTGTTACTTCGCCGACCGCTGTCCCAAGGCCATGGAGGAGTGTCTCGAGCATCCCCCCGAGTTCGACGCCGGGGGTAGTCCGGAACACGCGACGAAGTGTTACCTCGCGGAGACGGAGTACACCGAGACGAAAGCTCTCCCCGACGACTACTTCGACGACGAGGAGCGCCCGGCGGCGGACGTCCACGCCGAACCGACCGAGGGCGAAGCGGAAAGCGAGCAGGTCCAGACCGACGGAGGTGACCGGCGATGA
- a CDS encoding cation:proton antiporter regulatory subunit, whose product MTIYESDLPGVGKKYEVELEGDERLVIVTHNTGKREVFLKPTENADSDKLFELPDRLARTVGTILEGAYFQPVQTDRVETMLSDETSIEWFSVSRDSELAGKSLAEADVRSRVGVSVVAIQRDDDVIAPPEPQTVIEPGDTLVIVGDQDDCKAFETLLSGKGQ is encoded by the coding sequence ATGACTATTTACGAAAGCGACCTCCCCGGCGTCGGGAAGAAGTACGAGGTCGAACTCGAGGGTGACGAACGGCTGGTGATCGTCACGCACAACACGGGCAAGCGCGAGGTGTTCTTGAAACCGACCGAGAACGCGGACTCGGACAAGCTATTCGAACTGCCGGATCGGCTCGCCCGAACGGTGGGAACGATCCTCGAGGGTGCGTACTTCCAGCCGGTTCAGACCGATCGCGTGGAGACGATGCTCTCCGACGAGACGTCCATCGAGTGGTTCAGCGTCTCTCGAGACTCCGAACTCGCCGGAAAAAGCCTCGCAGAAGCGGACGTTCGCAGCCGGGTCGGCGTCTCGGTCGTCGCGATTCAGCGCGACGACGACGTGATCGCACCACCGGAGCCCCAAACCGTCATCGAGCCCGGCGACACGCTCGTGATCGTCGGCGACCAGGACGACTGCAAAGCGTTCGAGACGCTGTTGAGTGGAAAGGGCCAGTGA
- a CDS encoding Leu/Phe/Val dehydrogenase, whose translation MVHSEMAALGHEQVTHFVDEETGLRAIVAIHDTTLGPSLGGTRLLPYESEDAALRDVLRLSSAMTYKAAASDLDLGGGKAVIVADPEAKTEEMMRAYGRMIDRLGGHYITSVDVNTGVADMDVLREETEYAVGTSDGLGDPSPITARGVFSGLRACVETTYGIDDLEGRSVVVQGVGKVGRGLAELVLEHGAEVTVSDVNEAAVAAMVDELGVDAVAPSDVYAEPCDVFAPCAIGGVINDETIPQLECDVVAGGTNNALQERRHATELKENGILYAPDYVINAGGLITVANEYFGRSREAALADAEAIGDRVLDLIERAEDRDITVLEAADEYAEERIAAGERGEAMPSTN comes from the coding sequence ATGGTTCACAGCGAGATGGCGGCGCTCGGCCACGAACAGGTAACGCACTTCGTCGACGAGGAGACCGGCCTGCGCGCGATCGTCGCGATCCACGACACGACGCTCGGCCCCTCCCTGGGCGGGACGCGACTGCTCCCCTACGAGAGCGAGGACGCGGCGCTGCGGGACGTGCTCAGGCTCTCGAGTGCGATGACGTACAAGGCCGCAGCGAGCGACCTCGACCTCGGCGGCGGGAAGGCGGTGATCGTCGCCGACCCCGAGGCCAAGACCGAGGAGATGATGCGCGCGTACGGTCGGATGATCGACCGCCTCGGCGGCCACTACATCACCTCCGTCGACGTGAACACGGGGGTCGCGGACATGGACGTTCTTCGGGAGGAAACCGAGTACGCCGTCGGCACCAGCGACGGCCTCGGCGACCCCTCGCCGATCACCGCCCGCGGCGTCTTCTCCGGGCTCCGGGCCTGCGTCGAAACCACCTACGGGATCGACGACCTCGAGGGCCGCTCCGTCGTGGTCCAGGGCGTCGGCAAGGTCGGCCGTGGGCTCGCCGAACTCGTACTCGAGCACGGCGCCGAGGTAACCGTCAGCGACGTCAACGAGGCGGCCGTCGCGGCGATGGTCGACGAACTCGGCGTCGACGCCGTCGCCCCGAGCGACGTCTACGCCGAACCCTGCGACGTGTTCGCGCCGTGTGCCATCGGCGGCGTGATCAACGACGAGACGATTCCCCAGCTCGAGTGCGACGTCGTCGCCGGCGGGACGAACAACGCCCTCCAGGAGCGCCGCCACGCTACCGAACTCAAGGAAAACGGCATCCTCTACGCCCCCGACTACGTCATCAACGCGGGCGGGCTGATCACCGTCGCCAACGAGTACTTCGGGCGGAGCCGCGAGGCGGCCCTCGCCGACGCCGAGGCGATCGGCGACCGCGTCCTCGACCTGATCGAGCGCGCCGAGGATCGGGATATCACGGTGCTCGAGGCCGCGGACGAGTACGCCGAGGAGCGCATCGCGGCGGGCGAGCGCGGCGAGGCGATGCCGTCGACGAACTGA